From a region of the Agromyces ramosus genome:
- a CDS encoding glutamate ABC transporter substrate-binding protein, translated as MKRMRIALVAAAAVSALALAGCAGGDGGGGEAEPTAEPAPTFDEGTTMARLAEAGEINVGTKFDQPLFGLVGPSGVPEGFDVEIAKIIASELGISEDNINWTETVSANREPFIQNGDVDIVVATYTINDKRKEVVSFAGPYYMAGQSILVLADNDDIESEEDLVGQPVCSVTGSTPAAKLAEIGAEPVLTDTYSNCLEPLRSGQVVAVSTDNVILAGLAAQNEGEFKVVGEPFTEEPYGIGLALEDTEFRNWINDVLEAAYEDGRYEEAWNSTAGTVLPFVEPPAPDRY; from the coding sequence ATGAAACGCATGAGAATCGCACTCGTCGCAGCAGCGGCAGTGTCGGCACTCGCGCTCGCCGGCTGCGCCGGTGGCGACGGCGGCGGCGGAGAGGCCGAGCCCACGGCCGAGCCTGCCCCCACGTTCGACGAGGGCACCACGATGGCCCGACTCGCCGAGGCGGGCGAGATCAACGTCGGTACCAAGTTCGACCAGCCTCTGTTCGGTCTCGTCGGCCCTTCCGGCGTTCCCGAAGGCTTCGACGTCGAGATCGCCAAGATCATCGCCAGCGAGCTCGGCATCTCCGAGGACAACATCAACTGGACCGAGACGGTCTCGGCGAACCGCGAGCCGTTCATCCAGAACGGTGATGTCGACATCGTCGTGGCCACCTACACGATCAACGACAAGCGCAAGGAAGTCGTCTCGTTCGCCGGCCCGTACTACATGGCCGGACAGTCGATTCTCGTCCTCGCCGACAACGACGACATCGAGAGCGAAGAAGACCTCGTCGGCCAGCCGGTGTGCTCCGTGACCGGCTCGACGCCGGCCGCCAAGCTCGCCGAGATCGGCGCGGAGCCGGTGCTCACCGACACGTACTCGAACTGCCTCGAGCCGCTGCGCAGCGGCCAGGTCGTCGCAGTGTCGACCGACAACGTCATCCTCGCTGGCCTCGCTGCCCAGAACGAGGGCGAGTTCAAGGTCGTCGGCGAGCCCTTCACCGAGGAGCCCTACGGCATCGGCCTGGCGCTCGAGGACACCGAGTTCCGCAACTGGATCAACGACGTCCTCGAGGCGGCCTATGAAGACGGCCGCTACGAAGAGGCGTGGAACTCCACGGCCGGCACGGTGCTGCCGTTCGTCGAGCCGCCCGCTCCCGACCGCTACTGA
- a CDS encoding amino acid ABC transporter permease yields MDAVIENLPTYWRGFSMTLLLLGVSGISALVLGTIIASMRISPVASLRGFATVYTELVRNTPLTLVLFFTAIILPYLGSRLDYVTAAMIGLSVYTSPFVAEALRSGINGVPVGQAEAARSVGLGFGQTVGLIVMPQAFRMTIPPLINVFIALTKNTSVAGGFFVFELFAATRELANANGDAVIAILLGAATLYLVITVPLGIFAGQLERKWVVQR; encoded by the coding sequence GTGGACGCCGTCATCGAGAACCTGCCGACCTATTGGCGCGGCTTCAGCATGACGCTGCTGCTGCTCGGCGTGAGCGGCATCTCGGCCCTTGTGCTCGGCACGATCATCGCCTCCATGCGCATCTCCCCGGTGGCGTCGCTGCGCGGGTTCGCCACCGTCTACACGGAGCTCGTGCGGAACACCCCGCTCACGCTCGTCCTCTTCTTCACCGCGATCATCCTGCCGTATCTCGGTTCCCGGCTCGACTACGTCACGGCTGCCATGATCGGCCTCTCGGTCTACACGTCGCCGTTCGTCGCCGAGGCGCTCCGCTCGGGCATCAACGGCGTGCCCGTCGGGCAGGCCGAGGCGGCGCGGAGCGTCGGACTCGGGTTCGGCCAGACCGTCGGCCTCATCGTGATGCCGCAGGCGTTCCGCATGACGATCCCGCCGCTCATCAACGTGTTCATCGCCTTGACGAAGAACACCTCGGTGGCCGGCGGCTTCTTCGTCTTCGAACTCTTCGCCGCCACGCGTGAGCTCGCGAACGCGAACGGCGACGCCGTCATCGCGATCCTCCTGGGCGCCGCGACCCTCTACCTCGTGATCACTGTGCCGCTCGGCATCTTCGCGGGCCAACTCGAACGGAAATGGGTGGTGCAGCGATGA
- a CDS encoding amino acid ABC transporter permease yields the protein MSGSSVLFDVPGPKARRLSLISSIVAGVLILVGLGWIAMTLAAPRESGGITLPGYFDGSRWNILADPEVWSFIFFQGVLGTLRAALLASVFAIVLGIIFSLLRSSEIAWIRIPTAVVLEFLRGMPVLLMMLFILLVLSTGAFWAVVAALSLYNGALIGEALRAGLAALPRGQREAGLSLGMRPLQSKMLVEFPQAFRQMLPIIVAQLVVLLKDTSLGYIVGYTELLRVTMNNLASFYGNRYLFTFFVITLVLYLIMNLSLSWFARWLSKRTASKSSGIRLDPDDPNQAVLLAEANAAARQSHPGGGI from the coding sequence ATGAGCGGCTCGTCAGTCCTCTTCGATGTGCCGGGCCCCAAGGCGCGGCGCCTCTCGCTCATCTCCTCGATCGTCGCGGGCGTGCTCATCTTGGTGGGGCTCGGCTGGATCGCGATGACGCTTGCTGCTCCGCGCGAGAGCGGCGGCATCACGCTGCCCGGGTACTTCGATGGGAGCCGTTGGAACATCCTCGCCGACCCAGAGGTCTGGTCCTTCATCTTCTTCCAAGGCGTCCTCGGCACGCTCCGCGCGGCCCTGCTGGCCTCCGTCTTCGCGATCGTGCTCGGCATCATCTTCTCCCTGCTGCGCAGCTCTGAGATCGCGTGGATCCGAATTCCCACGGCGGTCGTGCTCGAGTTCCTCCGCGGCATGCCGGTGCTGCTGATGATGCTCTTCATCCTGCTCGTGCTGAGCACTGGGGCGTTCTGGGCGGTCGTCGCCGCGCTCTCGCTCTACAACGGCGCACTCATCGGCGAGGCACTCCGCGCCGGCCTCGCGGCCTTGCCGCGAGGACAGCGCGAGGCCGGACTCAGCCTCGGCATGCGGCCACTGCAGTCGAAGATGCTCGTCGAGTTCCCACAGGCATTCCGCCAGATGCTGCCGATCATCGTCGCGCAGCTCGTGGTGCTCCTGAAAGATACGTCGCTCGGCTACATCGTCGGGTACACCGAGTTGCTGCGCGTGACCATGAACAACCTCGCGAGCTTCTACGGCAACCGGTACCTGTTCACGTTCTTCGTCATCACGCTCGTGCTCTACCTGATCATGAACCTGTCGTTGTCGTGGTTCGCACGGTGGCTGTCGAAGCGCACCGCGAGCAAGTCGTCGGGCATTCGTCTCGACCCCGACGACCCCAACCAGGCGGTGCTCCTGGCAGAGGCCAACGCGGCAGCCCGTCAGTCGCACCCTGGCGGTGGCATCTGA
- the pheS gene encoding phenylalanine--tRNA ligase subunit alpha: protein MSEPLEITEPVVQSAVDAALAAIASAGDSAVLKSVRTEHTGEKSTLALLNAELRNVPNDQKAALGKLVGGARARVNQAFAAREAEIVEAEAAAQLEAETVDVTALPSRYTAGARHPLSLLQDRVCDVFTGMGWEIAEGPEVESEWFNFDALNFDADHPARAMQDTFFVDPPEAHLVLRTHTSPVQIRSMLERELPLYVLAPGRVYRTDEFDATHLPVFMQFEGVAVDKGLTMAHLKGTLDHFVKAIFGDEAKIRLRPSFFPFTEPSAELDFWHPTFKGGARWIEWGGCGMMHPNVLKSAGIDPEVYTGFAFGMGVERGLMLRNDVQDMREMVEGDIRFSQQFGMVV from the coding sequence GTGTCCGAGCCCCTCGAAATCACCGAGCCCGTCGTCCAATCGGCGGTCGATGCAGCCCTCGCGGCGATCGCGTCGGCCGGCGACTCCGCCGTGCTGAAGTCCGTTCGCACCGAGCACACCGGCGAGAAGTCGACGCTGGCGCTCCTGAACGCCGAGCTGCGCAATGTGCCGAACGACCAGAAGGCCGCGCTGGGCAAGCTCGTCGGCGGCGCGCGTGCCCGTGTGAACCAGGCGTTCGCGGCACGCGAGGCCGAGATCGTCGAGGCCGAGGCGGCCGCACAGCTCGAGGCCGAGACGGTCGATGTCACGGCGCTGCCGTCGCGCTACACCGCGGGCGCGCGGCATCCGCTGTCCCTCCTGCAGGACCGCGTCTGCGACGTGTTCACGGGCATGGGCTGGGAGATCGCCGAGGGCCCAGAGGTCGAGAGCGAGTGGTTCAACTTCGACGCGCTGAACTTCGACGCCGACCACCCGGCGCGCGCCATGCAGGACACGTTCTTCGTCGACCCGCCCGAAGCGCACCTCGTGCTGCGCACGCACACGAGCCCGGTGCAGATCCGCTCGATGCTCGAGCGCGAGCTGCCGCTCTACGTGCTCGCCCCGGGCCGCGTGTACCGCACCGACGAGTTCGACGCCACGCACCTGCCGGTGTTCATGCAGTTCGAGGGCGTCGCCGTCGACAAGGGGCTCACGATGGCGCACCTGAAGGGCACCCTCGACCACTTCGTCAAGGCGATCTTCGGCGACGAGGCCAAGATCCGCCTGCGTCCGAGCTTCTTCCCCTTCACCGAGCCGAGCGCCGAGCTCGACTTCTGGCACCCGACCTTCAAGGGCGGTGCGCGCTGGATCGAGTGGGGCGGCTGCGGCATGATGCACCCGAACGTGCTCAAGTCGGCGGGCATCGACCCCGAGGTCTACACCGGGTTCGCGTTCGGCATGGGCGTCGAGCGCGGCCTCATGCTCCGCAACGACGTGCAGGACATGCGCGAAATGGTCGAGGGAGACATCCGTTTCTCCCAGCAGTTCGGAATGGTGGTCTAG
- the pheT gene encoding phenylalanine--tRNA ligase subunit beta → MRVPLSWLAEYVELVPGTTPEDVHAALVKVGLEEEDVHTFELEGPIVVGEVLEFVEEPQSNGKTIRWCQVRVAPEGEMAADGGEAVHGIVCGARNFFPGDKVVVTLPGAVLPGPFPIAARKTYGHVSDGMIASARELGLGDDHDGILRLSTLGIDAPVGTDAIALLGLDDAAVEINVTPDRGYAFSIRGVAREYAHATGAKFRDPVEQVMATDATADGFSVVIDDAAPIRGKAGSAVFATRIVRGVDPSRPTPAWMIARLKLAGIRSISLLVDITNYVMLELGQPIHGYDLDALRGGIRVRRATPGEKLTTLDGKERTLHVEDLVVTDDRGPIGLGGVMGGAETEMGDATRNVLIEAANWDPVSIARTARRHKLPSEAAKRYERGVDPEIPPAAVSRVAQLMVDLAGGTADDGGSLIHEAPARDAIELPHGFVSNLIGVEYTEDEVHDALAEIGGVVTPTGDGFAVVPPSWRPDLTGKAELAEEVARLVGYHRIPSVLPVAPPGRGLTRSQRLRRQAADVLAGAGSTEVLSFPFATADENALFGSADGAAVASVRLANPIDATAPFLRRSLIPGLMAAARRNLSRGLTDLDLFELGTVFLPETGRTYGSAELPAGDARPDDEVLAALDAGIPAQPRHLAVLILGEVVSKQPGQAAVPAGIADALDAVRRVALATGAEIEIVQGSHAALHPGRTAELRVAGQVVGHAGELLPAIAEEADLPRVVAVVELDLDAVIALTEPGVEARSIGTLPAATQDLSLIVAADVPAAAVAAAVREGAGELLEHLSLVDDYRGPGVTEGSKSLTFALRFRASDRTLTAAEASEAKLAGAALAAERAGASIRE, encoded by the coding sequence ATGCGAGTGCCACTCAGCTGGCTCGCCGAGTACGTCGAACTCGTGCCGGGCACGACGCCCGAAGACGTGCACGCCGCCCTCGTCAAGGTCGGTCTCGAAGAGGAAGACGTGCACACCTTCGAGCTCGAGGGCCCGATCGTCGTGGGCGAGGTGCTCGAGTTCGTCGAGGAGCCGCAGTCCAACGGCAAGACCATCCGCTGGTGCCAGGTGCGCGTCGCGCCCGAGGGCGAAATGGCGGCCGACGGTGGCGAGGCCGTGCACGGCATCGTCTGCGGTGCCCGCAACTTCTTCCCCGGCGACAAGGTCGTCGTGACGCTGCCCGGTGCCGTGCTGCCCGGCCCGTTCCCGATCGCCGCACGCAAGACCTACGGGCACGTCTCCGACGGCATGATCGCCTCGGCACGCGAGCTCGGCCTCGGCGACGACCACGACGGCATCCTGCGGCTCTCGACGCTCGGCATCGATGCGCCGGTCGGCACCGATGCCATCGCGCTCCTCGGCCTCGACGACGCAGCGGTCGAGATCAACGTCACGCCCGACCGCGGCTACGCGTTCTCGATCCGCGGTGTCGCCCGTGAGTACGCCCACGCGACCGGTGCGAAGTTCCGCGACCCGGTCGAACAGGTCATGGCCACGGATGCCACGGCCGACGGGTTCTCCGTCGTCATCGACGATGCCGCCCCGATCCGCGGCAAGGCCGGCTCCGCCGTCTTCGCGACGCGCATCGTGCGCGGCGTCGACCCCTCGCGCCCGACCCCCGCCTGGATGATCGCGCGACTGAAGCTCGCGGGCATCCGATCGATCTCCCTGCTCGTCGACATCACGAACTACGTCATGCTCGAGCTCGGGCAGCCGATCCACGGGTACGACCTCGACGCGTTGCGCGGCGGCATCCGCGTGCGACGTGCGACCCCGGGGGAGAAGCTCACGACGCTCGACGGCAAGGAGCGCACGCTCCACGTCGAAGACCTCGTCGTCACCGACGATCGCGGACCGATCGGCCTCGGCGGCGTCATGGGCGGGGCCGAGACCGAGATGGGCGACGCGACCCGCAACGTGCTCATCGAGGCGGCGAACTGGGACCCGGTGTCGATCGCCCGCACGGCGCGCCGACACAAGCTGCCGAGTGAGGCGGCGAAGCGTTACGAGCGTGGCGTCGACCCCGAGATCCCGCCCGCCGCGGTGTCCCGCGTCGCCCAGCTGATGGTCGACCTCGCTGGCGGCACGGCCGACGATGGTGGTTCGCTGATTCACGAGGCGCCCGCGCGCGACGCGATCGAGCTCCCGCACGGCTTCGTGTCGAACCTCATCGGCGTCGAGTACACCGAAGACGAGGTGCACGACGCGCTCGCCGAGATCGGCGGCGTCGTCACGCCGACCGGCGACGGCTTCGCCGTGGTGCCGCCCTCCTGGCGCCCCGATCTGACCGGCAAGGCCGAGCTCGCCGAGGAGGTCGCGCGACTCGTCGGCTACCACCGCATCCCCTCCGTGCTGCCCGTCGCCCCTCCGGGTCGCGGGCTCACCCGCTCGCAGCGCCTTCGCCGCCAGGCGGCCGACGTGCTCGCGGGCGCCGGCTCGACCGAGGTGCTCTCCTTCCCGTTCGCGACGGCCGACGAGAACGCCCTGTTCGGCAGCGCCGACGGTGCGGCCGTGGCATCCGTGCGCCTCGCGAACCCGATTGATGCCACCGCGCCCTTCCTTCGCCGTTCACTCATCCCCGGCCTCATGGCCGCGGCCCGACGCAACCTGTCCCGTGGACTCACCGACCTGGACCTCTTCGAGCTCGGCACGGTGTTCCTGCCCGAGACCGGCCGCACCTACGGGTCGGCTGAGCTTCCGGCCGGCGACGCGCGGCCCGACGACGAGGTGCTCGCGGCCCTCGATGCCGGCATCCCAGCGCAACCGCGGCATCTCGCCGTGCTGATCCTCGGCGAGGTCGTGTCGAAGCAGCCCGGCCAGGCCGCGGTGCCCGCCGGCATCGCCGACGCGCTCGACGCGGTGCGCCGGGTCGCGCTCGCGACCGGCGCCGAGATCGAGATCGTGCAGGGCTCGCACGCGGCACTCCACCCCGGACGCACGGCCGAACTTCGCGTCGCCGGGCAGGTGGTCGGTCACGCCGGCGAACTGCTGCCCGCCATCGCCGAGGAAGCCGACCTGCCGCGGGTCGTCGCGGTCGTCGAGCTCGACCTCGACGCGGTGATCGCGCTCACCGAGCCCGGTGTCGAAGCACGATCGATCGGCACGCTGCCCGCGGCGACGCAAGACCTCTCGCTGATCGTCGCCGCCGACGTGCCCGCCGCGGCAGTGGCCGCTGCCGTGCGCGAGGGCGCGGGGGAGCTCCTCGAGCATCTCAGCCTCGTCGACGACTACCGCGGACCGGGCGTCACCGAGGGCTCGAAGAGCCTGACGTTCGCCCTGCGGTTCCGGGCATCCGACCGCACGCTCACGGCCGCCGAGGCGAGCGAGGCGAAGCTCGCCGGCGCAGCGCTCGCGGCCGAGCGCGCGGGCGCGTCGATTCGCGAGTAG
- a CDS encoding NAD-dependent epimerase/dehydratase family protein, producing MALRILFIGGNGIISSAASARVVARGDELTLLNRGRSTLRPPVAGVRHLVGDAHDAASVAAAIGDETFDVVANFRSFSPEQVARDIELFDGRCGQYVYISSASAYQKPVARLPITESTPLRNPYWQYSRDKIASEDLLVAAYRERGFPVTIIRPSHTYDGTSIPILGGWTAIDRMRRGLPVVVHGDGTSLWTLTHTRDFAVAFVGLLGNDRALGEAFQITSDEVLTWNQVTELLARAAGAEFRPVHIASDAIARALPEDGPGLVGDKSHSVIFDNAKVKALVPEYRAVTPFWQGAREMVEWHDADASRRVVDPELDATFERLIERYGS from the coding sequence ATGGCCCTGCGCATCCTGTTCATCGGCGGCAACGGCATCATCAGTTCCGCGGCGAGCGCCCGCGTGGTCGCCCGCGGCGACGAGCTCACGTTGCTCAACCGCGGTCGCAGCACGCTGCGGCCACCGGTCGCCGGGGTGCGCCACCTCGTCGGCGACGCGCATGACGCGGCATCCGTCGCCGCCGCGATCGGCGACGAGACGTTCGACGTGGTCGCGAACTTCCGGTCGTTCTCGCCCGAGCAGGTCGCGCGCGACATCGAGCTCTTCGACGGGCGGTGCGGGCAGTACGTCTACATCTCGTCGGCCTCGGCGTATCAGAAGCCCGTGGCCCGGCTGCCGATCACCGAATCGACGCCGCTCCGGAATCCGTACTGGCAGTACTCGCGCGACAAGATCGCGAGCGAAGACCTGCTCGTCGCCGCGTACCGCGAGCGCGGCTTCCCCGTCACGATCATCCGCCCCTCGCACACCTACGACGGCACGAGCATTCCGATCCTCGGCGGGTGGACCGCGATCGACCGGATGCGCCGCGGGCTTCCCGTCGTCGTGCACGGCGACGGCACGAGTCTCTGGACCCTCACGCACACGCGCGACTTCGCCGTCGCCTTCGTCGGGCTGCTCGGCAACGACCGGGCGCTCGGCGAGGCGTTCCAGATCACCTCCGACGAGGTGCTCACGTGGAACCAGGTCACGGAGCTGCTCGCTCGTGCGGCCGGCGCCGAGTTCCGGCCGGTGCACATCGCGAGCGACGCGATCGCGCGTGCGCTGCCCGAGGACGGGCCCGGCCTCGTCGGCGACAAGTCGCACTCGGTGATCTTCGACAACGCCAAGGTGAAGGCGCTCGTGCCCGAGTACCGAGCCGTCACCCCGTTCTGGCAGGGTGCCCGCGAGATGGTCGAGTGGCACGACGCGGATGCCTCGCGGCGGGTCGTCGACCCTGAGCTCGATGCCACCTTCGAGCGGCTGATCGAGCGCTACGGCAGCTGA
- the argC gene encoding N-acetyl-gamma-glutamyl-phosphate reductase: MTYSVAVSGASGYAGGEILRLIADHPEFEVRTVTAHANAGQPLVAVQPHLRTYTHLTLQETNAETLAGHDIVFLALPHGASGAIAAELDAETLVVDCGADHRLERAVDWAEFYGGDFHQAWAYGVPELPRLSGTQRDRLTSSRRIAAPGCNASTVALSLAPGIRAGVIEDRDLVSVLAVGPSGAGKSLKAHLLGSEILGSANPYSVGGVHRHIPEITQALRWAGAAAPTISFTPVIVPMSRGILATSTARIVPGTDAATVRAAWEDAYAGERFVQLLPAGQFPRTADVLGANTALMGLAIDERAGRAVVVTAVDNLVKGTAGAAVQSANIALGLAESTGLPVNGVAP; this comes from the coding sequence ATGACGTACTCCGTCGCCGTTTCCGGCGCGTCCGGCTATGCCGGGGGAGAGATCCTGCGCCTCATCGCCGATCATCCCGAGTTCGAGGTGCGCACCGTGACCGCGCACGCGAACGCCGGACAACCGCTCGTCGCGGTGCAGCCGCACCTGCGCACGTACACGCACCTGACGCTGCAGGAGACGAACGCCGAGACGCTCGCCGGGCACGACATCGTGTTCCTCGCGCTGCCGCACGGCGCCTCGGGGGCGATCGCCGCCGAGCTCGACGCCGAAACCCTCGTCGTCGACTGCGGCGCCGACCACCGGCTCGAGCGCGCCGTCGACTGGGCCGAGTTCTACGGCGGAGACTTCCACCAGGCGTGGGCCTACGGCGTGCCCGAGCTGCCGCGGCTGTCGGGCACGCAGCGCGACCGGCTCACGAGCTCCCGTCGCATCGCGGCCCCCGGTTGCAACGCCTCGACCGTGGCGTTGTCATTGGCGCCGGGCATCCGTGCCGGCGTCATCGAGGACCGCGACCTCGTCTCGGTGCTCGCCGTCGGCCCGTCGGGCGCGGGCAAGAGCCTGAAGGCCCACCTCCTCGGCTCCGAGATCCTGGGCTCGGCGAACCCCTACTCGGTCGGTGGCGTGCACCGGCACATCCCCGAGATCACCCAGGCGCTGCGCTGGGCCGGCGCCGCTGCGCCCACGATCTCGTTCACGCCGGTGATCGTGCCGATGTCGCGGGGCATCCTCGCGACCTCGACGGCACGAATCGTGCCGGGCACGGATGCCGCGACGGTGCGCGCAGCGTGGGAAGACGCGTATGCCGGCGAACGCTTCGTGCAACTGCTGCCCGCGGGCCAGTTCCCGCGCACCGCCGACGTGCTCGGCGCGAACACCGCCCTCATGGGGCTCGCCATCGACGAGCGGGCCGGCCGCGCCGTCGTGGTCACCGCGGTCGACAATCTCGTGAAGGGCACCGCGGGTGCCGCCGTGCAGTCGGCCAACATCGCGCTCGGCCTCGCCGAGTCGACGGGCCTGCCCGTGAACGGAGTCGCCCCGTGA
- the argJ gene encoding bifunctional glutamate N-acetyltransferase/amino-acid acetyltransferase ArgJ yields the protein MTVTAPAGFESAGIAAGIKRSGALDLALVVNRGPSQQAAAVFTSNRAKANPIIWSQQVIVDGRVSAIVLNSGGANCFTGPEGFQVTHRTAEAAASALGVSSADVLVCSTGLIGDQLDGEVLEEGVLSAATRLTTAGGDDAARAIMTTDTRPKTVVIEGDGWRVGGMAKGAGMLAPGLATMLVVLTTDADLPAEVLDRALRAATRVTFDRLDSDGCMSTNDQVTLLASGAAGIAPPLDVFTEALTAACRDLALQLQADAEGASHDIAIEVRGAVTDDDAVEVGRSVARNSLFKAAIFGNDPNWGRVLAAIGTTQAPFDPYLVDVSMNGVRVCHAGRPDAPRELVDLTPRATHVLIELHAGEASATIFTNDLTHDYVHENSAYAS from the coding sequence GTGACCGTCACCGCTCCCGCCGGTTTCGAGTCGGCGGGCATCGCCGCCGGCATCAAGCGCTCCGGCGCCCTCGACCTCGCCCTCGTCGTCAATCGTGGTCCCTCGCAGCAGGCGGCCGCGGTCTTCACGTCGAATCGCGCGAAGGCGAACCCGATCATCTGGTCGCAGCAGGTCATCGTCGACGGCCGGGTCTCGGCGATCGTGCTGAACTCCGGCGGCGCCAACTGCTTCACCGGCCCCGAGGGCTTCCAGGTCACGCACCGCACTGCAGAGGCGGCGGCCTCCGCACTCGGCGTGTCATCGGCTGACGTGCTCGTGTGCTCGACCGGGCTCATCGGCGACCAGCTCGACGGCGAGGTGCTCGAAGAGGGCGTGCTCTCAGCGGCCACCCGGCTCACGACCGCCGGCGGCGACGACGCGGCGCGTGCGATCATGACGACCGACACCCGTCCGAAGACGGTCGTCATCGAGGGCGACGGATGGCGCGTCGGCGGCATGGCCAAGGGTGCGGGCATGCTCGCACCCGGGCTCGCGACCATGCTCGTCGTGCTCACGACCGACGCCGACCTGCCGGCCGAAGTGCTCGACCGGGCGCTGCGCGCGGCCACCCGGGTCACGTTCGACCGGCTCGACTCCGACGGATGCATGTCGACGAACGACCAGGTCACGTTGCTCGCGAGCGGCGCTGCGGGCATCGCCCCACCGCTCGACGTGTTCACCGAGGCCCTCACCGCCGCCTGTCGCGATCTCGCCCTGCAGCTGCAGGCCGACGCCGAGGGCGCGAGCCACGACATCGCCATCGAGGTGCGCGGCGCGGTCACCGACGACGACGCCGTCGAGGTGGGGCGCTCGGTCGCCCGCAACAGCCTGTTCAAGGCGGCGATCTTCGGCAACGACCCGAACTGGGGCCGGGTGCTCGCCGCGATCGGCACGACGCAGGCGCCGTTCGACCCGTACCTCGTCGACGTGTCGATGAACGGGGTGCGCGTCTGCCACGCCGGCCGGCCCGACGCACCACGCGAGCTGGTCGACCTCACGCCCAGGGCGACGCACGTGCTCATCGAGCTGCACGCCGGCGAGGCCTCCGCCACCATCTTCACGAACGACCTCACGCACGACTACGTGCATGAGAACAGCGCGTACGCGAGTTGA
- the argB gene encoding acetylglutamate kinase — MSDRIETDAATGGEAAIDRDIDAATAADKAQVLIDSLPWLKRFHGETIVVKFGGNAMVSPELQRAFAQDMVYLRYAGIKPVIVHGGGPQISSMLERLGISSEFRGGYRVTTPETMDVVRMVLSGQVNRELVSLINEHGPLASGLSGEDAGLFTGRRRGAVVDGEEVDLGLVGDVVAVDPAAVHAELAAGRIPVVSSIAPDGAVPGQSLNVNADSAAASLAVALGAAKLVILTDVAGLYRDWPNRESLVSVIDVPELISLLPALESGMIPKMRACLEAVEGGVAKAAIIDGRIPHSILLEVFTQSGIGTEVVPA, encoded by the coding sequence ATGAGCGATCGCATCGAGACGGATGCCGCGACCGGCGGAGAAGCGGCGATCGACCGCGACATCGACGCCGCGACCGCGGCCGACAAGGCCCAGGTGCTCATCGACTCGCTGCCGTGGCTGAAGCGGTTCCATGGCGAGACGATCGTCGTGAAGTTCGGCGGCAACGCGATGGTGAGCCCCGAGCTGCAGCGGGCCTTCGCGCAAGACATGGTCTACCTCAGGTACGCGGGCATCAAGCCCGTCATCGTGCACGGGGGCGGACCGCAGATCTCCTCGATGCTCGAGCGGCTCGGCATCTCGAGCGAGTTCCGGGGCGGCTATCGAGTGACGACGCCCGAGACCATGGACGTCGTGCGCATGGTGCTCTCCGGACAGGTGAACCGCGAGCTCGTCTCGCTCATCAACGAGCACGGACCGCTCGCCTCCGGGCTCTCCGGTGAAGATGCCGGGCTGTTCACCGGCCGTCGTCGCGGCGCCGTGGTCGATGGCGAGGAGGTCGACCTCGGCCTGGTGGGCGATGTCGTGGCGGTCGATCCGGCCGCCGTGCACGCAGAGCTCGCTGCGGGCCGGATTCCCGTCGTCTCCTCGATCGCGCCCGACGGCGCGGTGCCCGGACAATCGCTCAACGTCAACGCCGATTCGGCTGCGGCTTCGCTCGCCGTCGCGCTCGGCGCGGCGAAGCTGGTCATCCTGACGGATGTCGCGGGCCTCTACCGTGACTGGCCCAATCGCGAATCGCTCGTCTCGGTCATCGACGTGCCCGAGCTCATCTCCCTGCTGCCGGCACTCGAGTCGGGCATGATCCCCAAGATGCGGGCGTGCCTCGAGGCGGTCGAGGGCGGCGTGGCGAAGGCGGCGATCATCGACGGTCGCATCCCGCACTCGATCCTCCTCGAGGTCTTCACGCAATCGGGCATCGGCACCGAGGTGGTTCCCGCATGA